In one window of Prevotella sp. E13-17 DNA:
- a CDS encoding DUF4494 domain-containing protein, which yields MRSRTATWFECKIRYEKTMEDGMQKKVTEAYVVDALSFSEAEERIIEEMSSYISGEFTVTDIKKAPYGEIFFSDQEMADKWYKAKLQFITIDEKSEKEKKSTVNYLVQAGSFNGAVKNLDEVMGGTMIDYTISSVAETQLMDVYEHTGKTQKDDKPEFEQ from the coding sequence ATGAGAAGTAGAACCGCTACATGGTTTGAGTGCAAAATACGCTACGAGAAAACTATGGAAGACGGCATGCAAAAGAAAGTAACAGAGGCTTATGTGGTAGATGCGCTGAGCTTTAGCGAGGCTGAAGAGCGCATTATCGAGGAAATGTCTTCATATATCAGTGGCGAATTCACCGTGACCGACATCAAAAAGGCACCTTATGGCGAGATATTCTTCAGCGATCAGGAAATGGCCGACAAGTGGTATAAGGCAAAACTGCAGTTTATTACAATCGACGAAAAATCTGAGAAAGAGAAAAAATCGACCGTCAATTATCTGGTACAGGCGGGCTCATTTAATGGTGCTGTGAAGAATCTTGACGAGGTGATGGGCGGCACAATGATTGACTATACCATTTCCAGTGTCGCTGAAACACAGCTGATGGACGTTTACGAACATACGGGTAAGACTCAGAAAGACGATAAGCCTGAATTTGAACAATAG
- a CDS encoding YggS family pyridoxal phosphate-dependent enzyme, with product MYPVREKLNEVRQSLPKGVRLVAISKFHPVDFITAAYDEGQRVFGESHEQELAQKVNTLPSDIEWHFIGHLQTNKVKYIAPYISMIETVDSVKLLREIEKQAAKSERKVKVLLELHIAAETTKYGFTLEDCRQMLADGEWRQMTHVQICGLMMMASNVDDEAQIAREFDTAAHFFDEVKMQYFADDDAFCERSWGMSDDYHIAVAHGSTMVRIGTTIFGPRIY from the coding sequence ATGTATCCGGTAAGAGAAAAACTGAACGAGGTGCGCCAGTCGCTGCCAAAAGGTGTGCGACTGGTGGCCATTAGTAAGTTTCACCCTGTCGATTTTATCACCGCAGCCTATGACGAAGGGCAACGTGTATTTGGCGAGAGTCATGAGCAGGAGTTGGCACAGAAAGTGAACACACTGCCCAGCGACATCGAATGGCACTTCATTGGACATCTGCAAACCAACAAGGTGAAATATATTGCCCCCTATATCTCGATGATAGAAACAGTAGATTCTGTGAAATTGCTGCGCGAGATTGAGAAGCAAGCTGCTAAGTCGGAAAGGAAGGTGAAGGTGTTGTTGGAACTGCATATCGCAGCAGAGACCACCAAATATGGTTTTACACTTGAGGATTGTCGGCAGATGTTGGCCGACGGCGAGTGGCGACAGATGACTCATGTGCAGATTTGCGGTCTTATGATGATGGCTTCAAATGTCGATGACGAGGCACAGATTGCACGCGAATTTGACACTGCTGCTCACTTCTTCGACGAGGTGAAAATGCAGTATTTTGCTGATGACGATGCTTTCTGCGAACGTTCGTGGGGCATGAGCGACGATTATCACATTGCCGTAGCACACGGCAGCACGATGGTTCGCATAGGCACAACCATCTTTGGACCCAGAATTTATTGA
- the nspC gene encoding carboxynorspermidine decarboxylase yields MAAPIYIIEEEKLRRNLQLIAHVAKEADVEIILAFKAFALWKTFPIFREYINSTTASSLSEALLAYDEFGAKAHTFSPAYTEDEIEPIVRCSSHLTFNSLTQYERYHHRVAGKASIGLRVNPEYSEVGTLLYNPCAPGTRFGVTADKLPEQLPSDIEGFHCHCHCESGADVLERTLVHIEKKFNRWFPQLKWLNLGGGHLMTRKDYDVPHLINILKGLHERYPWLKIILEPGSAFAWQTGPLVSHVVDVVEDKGIRTAILDVSFTCHMPDCLEMPYYPDVRGAEHVDPNEYIANVDSGHSETFKSSESVSSAVSGYYYRLGGNSCLSGDFMGNWRFNHELKVGEEVIFEDMIHYTTVKTCMFNGISHPAIGMLKMDGNLEILRQFGYEDYKNRMD; encoded by the coding sequence ATGGCAGCACCTATTTATATTATTGAGGAGGAGAAACTGAGACGCAATCTGCAGCTCATTGCACATGTGGCAAAAGAGGCTGATGTCGAAATAATATTGGCTTTTAAGGCCTTTGCCCTTTGGAAGACATTCCCCATCTTTCGTGAGTATATCAATAGCACTACAGCCAGCTCGCTTAGCGAAGCCTTACTGGCATACGATGAGTTTGGCGCAAAGGCACACACTTTCTCGCCAGCATATACGGAAGATGAAATAGAGCCTATTGTGCGGTGTTCATCGCATCTCACGTTCAACTCCTTGACACAATACGAACGTTACCATCATCGTGTGGCAGGGAAGGCTAGCATTGGTTTGCGTGTCAACCCAGAATATAGCGAGGTTGGCACATTACTTTATAATCCATGTGCACCAGGCACACGCTTTGGTGTGACAGCCGATAAATTGCCCGAACAGCTCCCTAGTGATATTGAAGGCTTTCATTGCCATTGTCATTGCGAGAGTGGGGCAGATGTACTTGAACGTACATTGGTGCACATCGAAAAGAAATTCAATAGGTGGTTCCCTCAGTTGAAATGGCTCAACTTGGGAGGCGGTCATCTGATGACTCGTAAAGATTATGATGTCCCACACCTTATTAATATATTAAAGGGGTTGCATGAACGCTATCCTTGGCTGAAAATCATCTTGGAACCAGGCAGTGCCTTCGCATGGCAAACAGGTCCTTTGGTGAGCCATGTCGTCGATGTGGTAGAAGATAAGGGTATTCGTACCGCCATCCTTGATGTCAGTTTCACCTGTCACATGCCTGATTGTTTAGAGATGCCCTATTATCCTGACGTACGTGGAGCAGAGCATGTTGACCCCAACGAATACATCGCTAATGTCGATTCTGGTCACTCGGAAACATTCAAATCATCGGAATCAGTTTCTTCGGCAGTATCTGGCTATTACTATCGACTTGGTGGAAATAGTTGCTTGAGTGGAGACTTTATGGGAAATTGGCGCTTCAATCATGAATTAAAAGTGGGTGAAGAGGTGATTTTTGAGGATATGATTCATTACACAACTGTAAAAACATGTATGTTCAATGGTATCAGTCATCCTGCTATCGGAATGCTAAAAATGGACGGGAATCTCGAGATTTTGCGTCAATTTGGCTATGAAGACTATAAAAATCGTATGGATTAG
- a CDS encoding single-stranded DNA-binding protein, with the protein MNKVMLIGNVGRDPEVRYVDQGQAVARLTLATTERGYTLQNGTQVPERTEWHNVILWRKLAEVVEHYVHKGDKLYIEGRIHYASYDDKQGKRQYYTEIWADNMEMLTPRQASSAHGVAAASVTGSSFSTVNANAGQGQTAIETETKDEPLPF; encoded by the coding sequence ATGAACAAGGTGATGTTGATAGGCAATGTGGGCCGTGATCCTGAGGTACGCTATGTTGATCAGGGACAGGCTGTGGCACGTTTGACATTGGCAACCACCGAACGTGGCTATACGTTGCAGAATGGAACTCAGGTGCCCGAGCGCACAGAGTGGCACAATGTGATTCTTTGGCGCAAGTTGGCTGAGGTTGTAGAGCACTATGTTCATAAAGGTGACAAGCTATATATTGAAGGTCGCATACACTATGCCTCTTACGATGATAAACAGGGCAAACGTCAATACTACACAGAGATATGGGCTGACAATATGGAAATGCTAACGCCTAGGCAGGCTTCTTCAGCCCATGGAGTTGCAGCTGCTTCTGTTACGGGTTCTTCTTTTTCCACTGTGAATGCTAATGCAGGGCAGGGGCAAACTGCGATAGAAACAGAAACGAAGGACGAGCCGTTGCCTTTTTAA
- the gldE gene encoding gliding motility-associated protein GldE — protein MDYLQDILHEVHLNPIGFGAFLSAFLACVLLILSGFASGSEIAFFSLSPTDLSELDEEKNKLDKKIAFLRVDSERTLATILITNNLVNVTIIMLCNFFFASVVDFGNAVWLEFLVITVLLTFLLLLFGEIMPKVYCSQHALAVCRMFAPFIMVLRKVFYPLSSILIRTGVLAEKVVQKENRILSVDDLEQALELTDKEDLKEEKNMLEGIVRFGDETAKEVMTSRQDIVDLNFRSTFPEVIKCIVENNYSRIPVYQDSVDNIRGILYIKDLLPHIGKPSTFRWQSLIRPPYFVPETKKIDDLLRDFQENKVHIAIVVDEFGGTSGLITLEDVLEEIVGEINDEYDDEEKSYVRVNANTYVFEGKTLLTDFYRILDLDDNVFEDVEGDADTLAGLMLELKGDIPSEHERLDYKNFKFEIVELDGHRISKIKVIVCKDNVAD, from the coding sequence ATGGACTATCTCCAAGATATACTTCATGAAGTTCATCTGAATCCAATTGGATTTGGAGCTTTTCTTTCAGCCTTTTTAGCTTGCGTCTTATTAATCTTATCGGGCTTCGCTTCCGGATCTGAAATAGCTTTCTTTTCGCTGTCTCCAACAGACCTCAGCGAGTTGGACGAGGAAAAGAATAAGTTAGATAAGAAAATTGCTTTTCTCCGAGTAGATTCTGAGCGTACACTTGCCACTATACTGATAACCAACAATTTGGTGAATGTTACAATCATCATGCTTTGTAACTTCTTCTTTGCCTCTGTCGTAGATTTTGGCAATGCCGTATGGCTCGAATTTCTGGTTATCACCGTCTTACTGACCTTTCTTCTCTTACTCTTTGGCGAGATTATGCCAAAGGTGTATTGCTCTCAGCATGCTCTTGCTGTCTGTCGTATGTTTGCGCCCTTTATTATGGTGCTTCGCAAGGTGTTCTATCCTTTGTCTAGCATATTGATACGCACTGGAGTGCTGGCCGAAAAGGTGGTGCAGAAGGAGAACCGTATTCTGAGCGTTGATGATTTGGAACAAGCCTTGGAACTCACCGACAAGGAAGACTTGAAGGAAGAGAAGAATATGTTGGAAGGTATCGTGCGCTTTGGCGATGAGACGGCCAAGGAAGTAATGACAAGTCGTCAGGACATTGTGGACTTGAATTTTCGATCTACGTTTCCGGAGGTTATCAAGTGTATTGTAGAGAACAACTATTCGCGTATTCCTGTTTATCAAGATTCTGTTGATAATATACGTGGCATTTTGTATATCAAGGATCTTCTGCCTCATATAGGCAAACCTTCAACGTTTCGTTGGCAGTCACTGATACGTCCTCCGTATTTTGTGCCTGAGACAAAGAAGATAGATGATTTGCTTCGCGATTTTCAAGAGAACAAGGTGCACATAGCTATTGTAGTTGATGAGTTTGGCGGCACCAGTGGTCTTATTACATTAGAAGATGTGCTTGAAGAGATTGTTGGTGAGATCAACGATGAATACGACGACGAAGAGAAAAGTTACGTTCGCGTTAATGCTAACACCTATGTGTTTGAGGGCAAGACACTTCTGACTGATTTCTATCGAATACTTGACCTCGATGACAATGTGTTTGAAGATGTTGAGGGGGATGCCGATACCCTGGCAGGTTTGATGCTTGAGTTGAAGGGTGATATTCCCAGCGAGCATGAACGTTTAGACTATAAGAACTTCAAGTTTGAGATTGTTGAACTTGATGGTCATCGTATATCCAAGATTAAGGTGATTGTTTGCAAAGACAATGTCGCTGATTGA
- a CDS encoding 4'-phosphopantetheinyl transferase superfamily protein, with the protein MSLIEIRQLSAHVRLGLWRIDEPFEGSARERERDAVHRLLHAMTGDNSLCIGHECSGKPILTGWHVSVSHTRGFASLILSDCSEVAVDIEYLSDRVGRIAKKFIRDDEPVATVEEMLLLWSAKETLYKLHSSAHLQYFDMRLLGMSESIIQLEDMKNNEIVEIHFERSDDFVLTYSF; encoded by the coding sequence ATGTCGCTGATTGAAATCCGTCAACTGTCTGCTCATGTCCGTTTGGGACTTTGGCGCATAGACGAGCCCTTCGAAGGTAGTGCTCGCGAAAGAGAACGTGATGCCGTGCATCGGTTGTTGCATGCCATGACGGGCGATAACTCATTATGTATAGGTCATGAGTGCAGTGGAAAACCTATACTTACAGGGTGGCATGTCAGTGTCAGTCATACGCGTGGTTTTGCTTCCCTCATTCTTTCAGACTGCAGCGAGGTGGCTGTGGATATAGAGTATCTGTCTGATAGAGTGGGGCGTATTGCTAAGAAGTTTATTCGTGATGACGAACCAGTAGCAACTGTTGAGGAGATGTTGTTGCTATGGTCGGCAAAAGAGACACTCTATAAACTTCATTCTTCTGCCCATTTGCAATATTTTGATATGCGATTGCTCGGAATGAGTGAATCTATTATTCAACTTGAAGATATGAAGAATAACGAAATTGTAGAGATACACTTTGAGCGATCTGACGACTTTGTTTTAACTTATTCCTTTTAA
- a CDS encoding clostripain-related cysteine peptidase, with protein sequence MRKHFFRYFICLIALCTLTACDNNDDKDDSPAPKREYQRTVLVYISGENRLSTFINDELQEMCVGSKELSDSQALVVYVDNASTKNKPYMARIKNGELTDRFNFDDDWLSSNPRTISNVLNYVSHYYPANEYGLVLWGHGSGWLKEDSITSSRRAYGIDNGNNAMSDFGQWINIPTLANVLQKWNHKLRFILNDCCYAQCIECAYELRDVADYIIGSPAEIPGVGAPYDKLTPAMFGTTPTFYKDIVDRYFDQTISTKASNSETYEARVALSVVKTSELQPLASATRQIIKDINLSNNPNLNGLLYYGMYEYMPETRLIDTFYDINDFFLHKATPEDYNIWKKAFDNAVVYRVYGKWQTVSLPISIFDRLSDERYGGVSMYIPQQRTSTNFYRVCADYIKNYKWYYACGLNSVED encoded by the coding sequence ATGAGAAAACATTTTTTTCGATATTTCATCTGTTTGATAGCGCTATGCACATTGACAGCCTGTGACAACAATGATGATAAGGATGACTCGCCTGCCCCCAAGCGAGAGTATCAACGCACCGTATTGGTTTATATCTCGGGCGAAAACAGACTCAGCACATTTATCAACGACGAACTGCAAGAGATGTGCGTGGGCTCCAAGGAGCTCAGCGATAGCCAGGCACTGGTGGTGTATGTTGACAATGCCAGCACAAAAAACAAACCCTATATGGCAAGGATCAAAAACGGTGAGTTGACAGACCGCTTCAACTTTGACGATGACTGGCTGTCTTCTAATCCTCGCACGATAAGCAATGTGCTGAACTATGTATCACATTATTATCCAGCCAACGAGTATGGACTCGTGTTGTGGGGGCACGGCAGCGGATGGCTTAAAGAAGACTCTATCACAAGCAGCAGACGAGCATACGGCATAGACAACGGAAACAATGCCATGTCGGACTTCGGACAATGGATTAATATACCGACACTGGCTAACGTACTGCAGAAATGGAATCATAAGTTGCGCTTCATTCTTAACGACTGCTGCTACGCTCAATGTATAGAGTGTGCCTACGAGTTGAGAGATGTGGCCGACTATATCATTGGCTCGCCTGCAGAAATCCCTGGAGTCGGGGCACCATACGACAAATTAACACCAGCAATGTTTGGCACAACACCAACATTCTATAAGGACATCGTGGACAGATACTTCGATCAAACCATCAGCACAAAGGCCTCCAATTCGGAAACATATGAGGCACGAGTGGCGCTATCTGTGGTTAAAACCTCAGAACTACAACCACTTGCCAGTGCAACCAGACAGATCATAAAAGACATCAATCTGAGCAACAACCCAAATCTGAACGGACTGCTATATTACGGTATGTACGAGTATATGCCAGAGACTAGATTAATTGATACTTTCTACGACATCAACGACTTCTTTCTTCATAAGGCTACACCCGAAGACTACAACATATGGAAAAAAGCCTTCGACAATGCGGTTGTCTATCGTGTTTACGGTAAATGGCAAACTGTTTCTTTACCTATCAGCATCTTTGACAGATTATCAGACGAGCGTTATGGTGGGGTAAGCATGTATATACCACAACAACGCACAAGCACTAACTTCTATCGTGTTTGTGCTGACTATATCAAAAACTATAAGTGGTACTATGCCTGTGGATTAAATTCTGTAGAAGATTAA
- a CDS encoding glycoside hydrolase family 25 protein has translation MLLALLVVMPTDAAVRRHRKKARTHRVVRKRRVVRRVVSPTIHENPLLCCEDTCSHIHGIDLSHYQGEVFWNTIGEHSKMAYVYLKASEGSENVDPLYERNIELAHRHGLKVGSYHFFRPAADIQTQLDNFKAQCLPGEQDLIPMLDVETDGRLSSEEFCDSLLKMLSLMEKAYHQKPLVYTYRNFYNKHLQGKIDDYQLMVAMYADEEPVLEDGRDYTLWQYSCRGRIMGITGLVDKSRFMGNHELRDIRYRH, from the coding sequence ATGTTACTTGCGTTGTTGGTGGTCATGCCAACCGATGCCGCTGTACGCCGCCACCGCAAGAAAGCACGTACTCACCGTGTAGTCAGGAAACGCAGAGTCGTGCGTCGTGTTGTGTCGCCTACGATACACGAAAACCCACTTCTTTGTTGCGAGGATACTTGCAGTCACATTCATGGCATCGACCTGAGTCATTATCAGGGCGAGGTGTTTTGGAATACCATTGGTGAGCATAGCAAGATGGCGTATGTCTATCTGAAAGCTTCCGAGGGGTCGGAGAATGTTGACCCTCTCTATGAGCGCAATATCGAGTTGGCTCATCGTCATGGGCTGAAGGTGGGGTCTTATCACTTTTTCCGTCCAGCCGCTGATATACAGACGCAGCTTGACAATTTCAAGGCCCAGTGTCTTCCTGGCGAACAAGACCTTATACCGATGCTAGATGTAGAAACCGATGGTCGCCTGTCATCTGAGGAGTTTTGCGATTCGCTGCTCAAGATGTTGTCGTTGATGGAAAAGGCTTACCATCAGAAGCCATTGGTTTACACCTATCGCAACTTCTACAACAAGCATCTCCAGGGCAAGATTGACGATTATCAATTGATGGTGGCTATGTATGCCGACGAAGAACCTGTGCTTGAGGATGGGCGCGACTACACTTTGTGGCAGTATTCCTGTCGTGGTCGAATCATGGGCATCACCGGGTTGGTGGATAAGAGCCGCTTCATGGGCAACCACGAGTTGCGCGACATTCGATACCGTCATTAA
- the ilvC gene encoding ketol-acid reductoisomerase translates to MAEMNFGGVIETVVTSKEFSLEKAREVLKDEVIAVIGYGVQGPGQACNLRDNGFNVIVGQRQGKTYDKAVADGWVPGKTLFSIEEAAEKGTILCMLLSDAGQIQQWPTIKQYLKPGKTLYYSHGFAINWSDRTGVVPPKDVDVIMVAPKGSGTSLRTMFCEGRGLNCSYAVYQDASGKAKEKTLAFGIGIGAGYLFETTFQREATSDLTGERGSLMGAIQGLLLAQYEVLRENGHTPSEAFNETVEELTQSLGPLFGERGMDWMYANCSTTAQRGALDWAPRFHDAIKPVMEWLYYSVKTGNEAQITIDANSKPDYRAGLEKELEAMRNQEMWRAGETVRKLRPENQDI, encoded by the coding sequence ATGGCAGAAATGAATTTTGGTGGCGTTATCGAAACTGTTGTCACCAGCAAGGAGTTCTCTCTTGAGAAAGCACGTGAAGTATTGAAGGATGAAGTAATCGCCGTTATTGGATATGGCGTGCAGGGCCCCGGACAGGCTTGCAACCTGCGTGACAATGGATTCAACGTCATCGTGGGCCAGCGTCAGGGAAAGACCTACGACAAGGCCGTGGCCGACGGATGGGTGCCTGGTAAGACGCTGTTCTCTATCGAAGAGGCTGCCGAGAAAGGCACCATTCTGTGCATGCTCCTGAGCGATGCTGGACAGATACAACAGTGGCCCACCATCAAGCAATATTTGAAGCCCGGCAAGACACTTTACTACAGCCACGGCTTCGCCATTAACTGGAGCGATCGCACAGGCGTAGTACCCCCCAAGGATGTTGACGTGATTATGGTTGCTCCAAAGGGTTCGGGCACATCGCTGCGCACCATGTTCTGCGAAGGTCGCGGACTGAACTGCTCTTATGCCGTTTATCAGGATGCATCAGGCAAGGCTAAGGAGAAAACACTGGCTTTCGGTATCGGTATCGGTGCAGGCTATCTGTTTGAAACGACATTCCAGCGTGAGGCCACCTCAGACCTTACTGGCGAACGCGGTTCGCTGATGGGTGCAATCCAGGGACTGCTGCTGGCACAATATGAGGTATTGCGCGAGAATGGACACACTCCTTCTGAAGCCTTCAACGAGACTGTTGAGGAGCTGACACAGAGTCTGGGTCCGCTGTTTGGCGAAAGAGGTATGGACTGGATGTATGCGAACTGCTCTACCACAGCCCAGCGCGGTGCTTTGGATTGGGCTCCACGCTTCCACGATGCTATAAAGCCCGTGATGGAGTGGCTGTATTACTCAGTAAAGACTGGCAACGAAGCACAGATTACCATCGACGCCAACTCAAAGCCCGACTATCGTGCAGGACTGGAGAAGGAATTGGAAGCTATGCGCAATCAGGAGATGTGGCGTGCAGGCGAGACCGTACGCAAGTTGCGTCCTGAGAATCAAGATATATAA
- a CDS encoding helix-turn-helix transcriptional regulator, with amino-acid sequence MQERNDIMSVDAMMDERFGKVGTPEREAFRKEAYAYCVGQIISDARKREKVTQQELARRVGTNKSYISRVENGSVEPGAGMFLRILSALGLRFEVSQPQVLG; translated from the coding sequence ATGCAGGAAAGAAATGACATAATGAGCGTTGATGCTATGATGGATGAACGCTTCGGAAAGGTAGGAACCCCAGAGCGAGAAGCCTTTCGCAAGGAAGCCTATGCCTATTGTGTTGGTCAGATTATCAGTGATGCACGCAAGCGTGAGAAAGTTACCCAGCAGGAACTCGCTAGGCGTGTAGGCACCAACAAGTCGTATATCTCACGTGTGGAGAATGGCAGCGTTGAACCTGGTGCTGGCATGTTCCTTCGCATTCTTAGTGCCCTTGGCTTGCGCTTTGAAGTGTCTCAGCCGCAGGTTCTAGGGTAA
- a CDS encoding D-2-hydroxyacid dehydrogenase encodes MKIIILDGYAANPGDLSWEGLRELGDVTIYDRTKPEETVERAGDAEVLLTNKVVLGRKEIEQLPNLRYIGVLATGYNVVDTQAAHERGIVVTNIPAYSTESVAQMVFAHLLTVTNRTEHYAIQNRQGRWSQNPDFCYWDAPLMELAGKTFGIVGLGNIGSRVAQIAQAFGMQVKALTSKAADTLPAGILKADLNELLATSDVLSLHCPLTANNRHFINAKTLALMKPTAIVINTGRGPLVNDADVAEALAAGRLAAYCADVLTDEPPHADNPLLCQPHAYLTPHIAWATREARRRLLDIATDNVRAFVEGHPQNVV; translated from the coding sequence ATGAAGATAATCATTCTTGACGGATATGCAGCCAACCCAGGCGATTTGTCGTGGGAGGGCTTACGAGAGTTGGGTGACGTGACGATCTATGACCGCACAAAACCTGAAGAAACGGTGGAAAGAGCTGGCGATGCAGAGGTACTGCTGACCAACAAGGTGGTACTTGGCCGCAAAGAGATAGAACAGTTGCCCAACTTACGCTATATCGGTGTGCTGGCAACAGGCTATAACGTGGTTGACACACAGGCTGCCCACGAACGCGGCATTGTTGTGACCAACATTCCTGCCTACAGCACAGAGAGCGTTGCACAGATGGTGTTTGCCCACCTGTTGACGGTGACCAACCGGACGGAACATTATGCCATACAGAACCGTCAGGGCCGCTGGAGCCAGAATCCAGATTTCTGCTACTGGGACGCCCCGCTGATGGAGCTTGCCGGCAAGACATTTGGCATCGTGGGATTGGGCAATATTGGCAGCAGAGTAGCACAGATAGCTCAGGCCTTCGGCATGCAGGTGAAAGCGCTCACCAGCAAAGCCGCTGATACGCTGCCCGCAGGCATCCTGAAAGCAGATCTCAACGAACTGCTCGCCACATCTGACGTTCTCTCCTTGCATTGTCCACTGACTGCCAACAATCGTCACTTCATCAATGCCAAGACCCTTGCCCTGATGAAGCCAACGGCTATCGTCATCAACACGGGGCGTGGTCCCCTGGTCAATGACGCTGATGTAGCCGAGGCTCTCGCAGCTGGACGCCTTGCCGCCTATTGTGCCGACGTGCTCACCGACGAGCCCCCACATGCAGACAATCCCCTACTCTGTCAGCCCCATGCCTATCTGACGCCCCACATCGCCTGGGCTACCCGCGAGGCGCGTCGTCGCCTGCTTGACATAGCCACCGACAATGTTCGGGCATTCGTCGAGGGGCATCCGCAAAACGTGGTGTAA
- a CDS encoding DNA alkylation repair protein, with the protein MTAKEIILYMESLRDEEQRQVLMRFFKTAPGEYGYGDEFLGIKVPKTREVVKMAAKDTPLSEIPQLLMCRWHEVRLCGLLILVWHFERLTSKRLVNDTVAIRKRKEILELYLRYAEQANNWDLVDLSAPKILGAWIAYPALAQEEENQKKEVLDELASSTNLWKQRMSIVCTWKTSQMGDASWCLRYAEIHLHHPHDLMHKAVGWMLREMGKRVSMDLLRDFLRLHAQEMPRTTLRYAIEKMNDTERKYWMQQ; encoded by the coding sequence ATGACTGCAAAAGAGATTATACTATATATGGAATCGCTGCGCGACGAGGAGCAGCGACAGGTACTGATGCGCTTTTTCAAGACAGCACCCGGAGAATATGGCTATGGTGATGAGTTCCTGGGTATCAAGGTGCCAAAGACTCGAGAGGTGGTTAAGATGGCTGCAAAAGACACGCCACTTAGCGAGATTCCCCAATTGCTGATGTGCCGGTGGCACGAGGTGCGACTCTGTGGATTGTTGATTCTCGTCTGGCATTTCGAACGGCTGACATCCAAACGACTCGTAAACGACACCGTGGCTATCAGAAAACGCAAGGAGATACTGGAGCTTTATTTAAGGTATGCCGAACAGGCCAACAACTGGGACTTGGTTGATTTGTCGGCCCCCAAGATATTGGGAGCATGGATTGCCTACCCCGCCCTTGCGCAAGAAGAGGAGAACCAAAAGAAAGAGGTGCTCGACGAATTAGCATCGAGCACCAATCTTTGGAAACAGCGTATGAGCATTGTCTGTACCTGGAAGACCTCACAGATGGGCGATGCCTCGTGGTGTCTGCGCTATGCAGAGATACACCTGCACCACCCGCACGACCTGATGCACAAAGCCGTAGGTTGGATGCTGCGCGAGATGGGCAAGCGGGTGTCAATGGATCTCTTGCGCGATTTCCTCCGACTGCATGCCCAAGAAATGCCACGCACCACGCTGCGCTATGCCATCGAAAAGATGAACGATACTGAACGGAAATATTGGATGCAACAATAA